One window of Nitrospira sp. genomic DNA carries:
- a CDS encoding proton-conducting transporter membrane subunit, translating to MTDLLIPWLLVGVPFAGALVCLTCWSDPYRVKRSTIVWSVISLASIAGVAERLPTPPDGLLPLYLLPLAAVVSALGQPVHETHRLSWIMTLVFLGLGMGLLTAGNSVGLLCLILVMLTIMLLLYRHHTTLWPISWWGIGCFGIGIGGAVFSLVAEPPMSSVASLATCAVLLPLMPFHDGYLTALTRLPGSLPSFIVLLLPVLGLHRLATVMPTMPNEFVAVVSLMALMSALYGAIKALAQSRVRLLVGYGSVSFFSILWWFVAGAHRATARGAVLAGAVGLATSGLLVAWQVIRTRYGDDVDPQAIRGLAAAMPKYAVLLSLLGLAAMGIPPFGVFAGFMGLLLTAPPFSTIGLFIALAAWLAASWYIMQMMQQLLFGARRSDLRYADLRHPEFTSLLIVVLALLALGLAPTSLYAPDQTPNQTAAMEQPLSWNR from the coding sequence ATGACGGATCTGCTCATACCATGGCTGTTGGTCGGAGTTCCGTTTGCTGGTGCGCTCGTGTGTCTGACCTGTTGGTCCGACCCCTACCGGGTGAAGAGGTCCACGATCGTCTGGTCCGTCATCAGCCTTGCGTCGATCGCCGGAGTTGCGGAACGGCTTCCGACTCCACCCGATGGTCTCTTACCGCTCTATTTGCTGCCGCTCGCAGCCGTGGTGTCCGCATTAGGCCAGCCGGTTCACGAAACCCATCGGCTCTCCTGGATCATGACCTTGGTCTTTCTCGGTTTGGGAATGGGCCTGCTCACCGCCGGGAATTCGGTCGGTCTGTTGTGCCTGATCTTGGTCATGCTGACCATCATGCTCCTCCTCTACCGTCACCACACCACGCTTTGGCCCATCTCCTGGTGGGGCATCGGCTGCTTCGGTATCGGAATCGGTGGCGCGGTTTTTTCTCTCGTGGCAGAACCGCCGATGTCATCGGTGGCGTCCTTAGCGACCTGTGCCGTTCTGTTGCCGCTCATGCCGTTTCATGATGGATACCTCACGGCGCTGACCAGATTGCCTGGTAGTTTGCCGTCATTTATTGTGTTGCTGTTGCCGGTGCTAGGCCTTCACCGATTGGCGACAGTCATGCCGACGATGCCGAATGAATTCGTTGCGGTCGTCAGTCTGATGGCCCTGATGAGCGCCCTGTACGGTGCGATCAAAGCCTTGGCCCAGTCGCGTGTCCGTCTCTTGGTCGGCTATGGCAGCGTCTCGTTTTTTTCGATCCTCTGGTGGTTTGTGGCTGGAGCCCACAGGGCGACCGCGCGCGGGGCCGTGCTGGCCGGAGCAGTCGGTCTCGCGACTAGCGGATTGTTGGTGGCCTGGCAAGTGATCCGCACGAGATACGGCGACGATGTGGACCCGCAGGCCATCAGGGGCCTGGCCGCTGCGATGCCGAAATATGCGGTCTTGTTATCTCTGTTGGGCCTTGCGGCCATGGGAATTCCTCCCTTCGGGGTCTTTGCGGGGTTCATGGGGTTGCTGCTGACCGCTCCGCCCTTTTCAACGATCGGCCTGTTCATCGCGCTCGCGGCCTGGCTTGCCGCCTCGTGGTATATCATGCAGATGATGCAACAGTTGCTCTTCGGCGCCCGCCGATCGGATCTACGCTATGCGGATCTCCGTCATCCCGAATTTACGTCCCTGTTGATCGTGGTGCTGGCCTTGCTGGCGCTCGGCCTGGCCCCGACCAGCTTGTATGCGCCGGATCAGACTCCGAATCAGACCGCCGCCATGGAGCAACCTCTCTCATGGAACCGCTAG
- a CDS encoding proton-conducting transporter membrane subunit: protein MLLPLVLIVPLLLLIAAGVVMTGGDTTRSIRTKAAAYLVGLAFLGAIGTLTLVSSQGPITVRFYDPASVASFIIPIGFYVDRLSAVMMTLITGVSTIIYCYSTGYMYQDRHARRYLTLICLTDFVLICMVSSGNLMMLFLFWQLLSYLLYLLAHNHVHVATLAGAFKTFTLLRIADTAFLAGIVLAYQLYGTLEFQELFARAAATPMTLSILPEVEISATTAVTLLFFIGAMGKSAQFPLHLWLPGSLFAPTPVHALLHAGIINAGGFLINRLAPLFGMSSTTLHIAFVIGTLTAALGATMMLAQNDIKKTLGFSTIGQMGYMIMECGLGAFSLAVFHLIAHGLFKATVFLNCGNVIHKARQEPHFPHMDHEGEEVGFSRLTWSTGFVTTLFIPLLILLVTHGVLHIPLLESQGTVIILFFIWITSSQAILTLTRLRAVASWKVSSAMLLTLLFIVFVYLFAVGSFTSFLYPNPEEVASYFKAADLPDWLFDLIVVMAALMTILGWTYLYMRAHGRTVWMPAWIDDIRAHLYTVFLNRVYADELYQLVGSMTAQLIHRIDKLERGWSR from the coding sequence GCCGGCGTCGTGATGACGGGTGGTGACACAACGCGTTCCATCCGCACGAAGGCTGCCGCCTATCTCGTCGGTCTGGCCTTCTTAGGCGCCATCGGCACGCTGACCCTCGTCTCATCGCAGGGACCCATCACCGTTCGGTTCTACGATCCTGCTTCCGTCGCATCCTTCATTATTCCCATCGGGTTCTATGTCGACCGGCTGAGCGCGGTCATGATGACGTTGATCACCGGCGTCAGCACCATCATTTACTGCTACTCGACCGGCTACATGTACCAGGATCGTCATGCGCGCCGGTATCTCACCTTGATTTGTCTGACCGATTTCGTGTTGATCTGCATGGTCTCGAGCGGGAACCTCATGATGCTGTTTCTCTTTTGGCAGCTCCTCAGCTACCTGCTCTACTTGCTCGCGCACAACCATGTCCATGTCGCGACGTTGGCGGGCGCGTTCAAGACGTTTACGCTGTTGCGTATTGCCGATACGGCGTTTCTTGCCGGCATTGTCCTCGCCTATCAACTCTACGGCACTCTCGAATTCCAAGAGCTGTTTGCAAGAGCGGCCGCCACACCCATGACCCTCTCGATTCTGCCTGAGGTGGAGATCAGCGCCACAACGGCGGTGACCTTGCTCTTTTTCATCGGCGCGATGGGCAAATCAGCGCAGTTTCCTCTGCATCTGTGGCTGCCGGGATCGCTCTTCGCTCCCACCCCGGTCCACGCATTGTTGCACGCCGGCATCATCAACGCGGGAGGCTTTCTTATCAACCGACTCGCCCCGCTCTTCGGAATGAGTTCAACTACGCTGCATATCGCCTTCGTCATCGGGACCCTGACGGCCGCCCTGGGCGCGACAATGATGCTGGCGCAAAACGACATCAAGAAGACGCTCGGCTTCTCGACGATCGGCCAAATGGGTTACATGATCATGGAATGCGGCTTGGGAGCCTTTTCGCTGGCCGTGTTCCACTTGATTGCCCACGGATTATTCAAGGCAACCGTCTTCTTGAACTGCGGCAACGTGATCCATAAGGCGCGACAGGAGCCACATTTCCCCCATATGGACCATGAGGGCGAGGAGGTGGGATTCTCTCGCCTAACCTGGTCGACCGGCTTTGTGACGACACTCTTTATTCCGCTGCTTATTCTATTGGTCACGCACGGAGTCCTGCACATTCCATTGTTGGAATCCCAGGGAACCGTCATTATCCTGTTTTTCATCTGGATCACTTCATCGCAAGCCATCTTGACGCTCACACGACTTCGCGCTGTGGCCTCATGGAAGGTCTCATCCGCCATGTTGCTGACGCTCCTCTTCATCGTGTTCGTCTATCTGTTTGCCGTCGGGTCGTTCACTTCATTTCTCTACCCGAATCCGGAAGAGGTCGCGTCGTACTTCAAGGCCGCCGATCTCCCGGATTGGCTCTTCGACCTCATTGTCGTGATGGCCGCGCTCATGACGATCTTGGGCTGGACCTACCTGTACATGCGTGCCCACGGCCGGACGGTCTGGATGCCGGCCTGGATCGACGACATAAGAGCTCACCTCTATACGGTGTTCCTGAATCGTGTGTATGCCGATGAACTCTATCAGCTGGTCGGTTCGATGACCGCGCAGCTGATTCATCGGATCGATAAGCTGGAACGCGGGTGGTCTCGATGA